A window of Actinomadura rubteroloni contains these coding sequences:
- a CDS encoding LOG family protein, whose amino-acid sequence MGLAICVFCASSSKIDPRHVELAGRVGAEIARRGHSLVSGGGTVSCMGAVARGARDGGARTVGVIPEGLLAYEIADQASEELIVTPDMRSRKGEMDRRSDAFLVLPGGIGTLEELFEIWTARTLGMHEKQLVILDPTGVYDPLRELMVRLTDEGFARPKIFDAIGWTASLDEAFDLLERSPVRIEPTPEDYVEAEP is encoded by the coding sequence ATGGGGCTTGCGATCTGCGTGTTCTGCGCGTCCAGCAGCAAGATCGATCCGCGGCATGTGGAGCTGGCCGGACGGGTCGGCGCCGAGATCGCGCGGCGCGGGCACAGCCTCGTCAGCGGCGGCGGCACCGTGTCGTGCATGGGCGCGGTCGCGCGCGGCGCCCGCGACGGCGGCGCCCGGACGGTCGGCGTGATCCCCGAGGGCCTGCTGGCGTACGAGATCGCCGACCAGGCCAGCGAGGAACTGATCGTCACGCCGGACATGCGCAGCCGCAAGGGCGAGATGGACCGGCGCAGCGACGCGTTCCTCGTCCTGCCCGGCGGCATCGGGACGCTGGAGGAGCTGTTCGAGATCTGGACGGCCCGCACGCTCGGCATGCACGAGAAGCAGCTCGTCATCCTCGACCCGACCGGCGTCTACGACCCGCTGCGCGAGCTGATGGTGCGCCTCACCGACGAGGGCTTCGCCCGGCCGAAGATCTTCGACGCGATCGGCTGGACGGCGTCGCTGGACGAGGCGTTCGACCTGCTGGAGCGCTCGCCCGTCCGGATCGAGCCGACCCCCGAGGACTACGTCGAGGCCGAGCCTTGA
- a CDS encoding DivIVA domain protein, with protein sequence MIVVIVLACAVVLGAVVVLAAGRGGELAPPQPDHARLPYPEDYPVTGAEVAATRLPRSMFGYHPAATEQALDRYAAALTERDARLESLQGQVTELRTRLKEDDQPYALDD encoded by the coding sequence GTGATCGTGGTCATCGTCCTGGCCTGCGCGGTCGTGCTGGGAGCGGTCGTCGTGCTCGCCGCCGGGCGGGGCGGGGAGCTGGCGCCGCCGCAGCCCGACCACGCCCGGCTGCCCTACCCGGAGGACTACCCCGTCACCGGCGCGGAGGTCGCCGCGACCCGGCTGCCGCGCTCGATGTTCGGCTACCACCCGGCCGCGACCGAGCAGGCCCTGGACCGGTACGCGGCGGCGCTGACGGAGCGCGACGCGCGGCTGGAGTCGCTCCAGGGCCAGGTGACCGAGCTGCGGACGCGCCTCAAGGAGGACGACCAGCCGTACGCGCTGGACGACTGA
- a CDS encoding MDR family MFS transporter, producing MTTDTAPPAEPVQPGAAQTAPERTGYSHRQILVILSGLLLGMFLAALDQTVVSTAIYRIGESLDGLTAQAWVTTAFLITSTIATPLYGKLSDQYGRKPFFLFAISVFILGSALCTLSTSMYMLAAFRAFQGIGAGGLMSLALAITGDIIPPRQRAKYQGYFMAVFGTSSVLGPVVGGALAGQDELLGVAGWRWIFLLNVPVGIAALIVVAKVLHLEHEARAHRIDYAGAVSLVVALVPLLLVAERGREWGWAATGSLACYGLGVAGIVAFLFSEHRAGDDALLPFRLFRNRTFALGVTQSAILGIGMFGGITLIPLYLQLVKGYSPTKAGLLTLPLMLGIIVFSMTAGQITARTGRYKVFPVIGSALFVVGMLMLSRLEADTAMAYVNAGMFVVGAGLGLNMQTIVLAMQNAVPPRDIGVATSSTTFFRQMGGTLGVAVFLSIVYSTVADRISTAFADARGTAAFQAAARAHPDQIETLRAATAGRSDVLNDMSFLGRLDPALAHPFKVGFTGALTGAFLVGAVVLVIALVLSVLVKETPLRTSAAAFAKDKDV from the coding sequence ATGACGACCGACACCGCCCCGCCGGCGGAACCCGTCCAACCCGGCGCGGCGCAGACCGCGCCCGAGCGCACCGGGTACTCCCACCGCCAGATCCTCGTGATCCTGTCCGGGCTGCTGCTCGGCATGTTCCTCGCCGCCCTCGACCAGACCGTCGTGTCGACGGCGATCTACCGCATCGGCGAGAGCCTGGACGGCCTCACCGCGCAGGCGTGGGTGACGACCGCGTTCCTCATCACGTCCACGATCGCGACGCCGCTCTACGGCAAGCTGTCCGACCAGTACGGACGCAAGCCGTTCTTCCTCTTCGCGATCTCGGTGTTCATCCTCGGGTCGGCGCTCTGCACGCTCTCGACCTCGATGTACATGCTCGCCGCGTTCCGCGCGTTCCAGGGCATCGGCGCGGGCGGCCTGATGTCGCTCGCGCTCGCGATCACCGGCGACATCATCCCGCCGCGCCAGCGCGCCAAGTACCAGGGCTACTTCATGGCGGTGTTCGGCACGTCCAGCGTGCTCGGCCCCGTCGTCGGCGGCGCGCTCGCCGGACAGGACGAGCTGCTCGGCGTCGCCGGCTGGCGCTGGATCTTCCTGCTGAACGTCCCGGTCGGCATCGCCGCGCTCATCGTCGTCGCCAAGGTCCTGCACCTGGAGCACGAGGCGCGGGCGCACCGGATCGACTACGCGGGCGCGGTGTCGCTGGTCGTCGCGCTGGTGCCGCTGCTGCTGGTCGCCGAGCGCGGCCGGGAGTGGGGCTGGGCGGCCACGGGCTCGCTCGCCTGCTACGGCCTCGGCGTCGCCGGGATCGTCGCGTTCCTGTTCTCCGAGCACCGCGCGGGCGACGACGCGCTGCTCCCGTTCCGGCTGTTCCGGAACCGGACGTTCGCGCTCGGCGTCACGCAGTCGGCGATCCTCGGCATCGGGATGTTCGGCGGCATCACGCTGATCCCGCTCTACCTCCAGCTCGTCAAGGGCTATTCCCCCACCAAGGCGGGGCTGCTGACGCTGCCGCTGATGCTCGGGATCATCGTCTTCTCGATGACGGCGGGCCAGATCACGGCGCGGACGGGCCGGTACAAGGTCTTCCCGGTCATCGGGTCGGCGCTGTTCGTCGTCGGGATGCTGATGCTGTCCCGGCTGGAGGCCGACACCGCGATGGCGTACGTGAACGCCGGGATGTTCGTCGTCGGCGCGGGCCTCGGGCTGAACATGCAGACGATCGTCCTCGCGATGCAGAACGCCGTCCCGCCGCGCGACATCGGCGTGGCGACGTCGTCCACGACGTTCTTCCGGCAGATGGGCGGCACGCTCGGCGTCGCGGTGTTCCTGTCGATCGTCTACTCGACGGTCGCCGACCGCATCTCGACGGCGTTCGCCGACGCGCGCGGCACGGCCGCGTTCCAGGCCGCCGCCCGCGCCCACCCCGACCAGATCGAGACGCTGCGGGCCGCCACGGCCGGACGCTCGGACGTCCTCAACGACATGTCGTTCCTCGGCCGCCTCGACCCCGCGCTCGCCCACCCGTTCAAGGTCGGGTTCACGGGCGCGCTGACCGGGGCGTTCCTGGTCGGCGCGGTCGTGCTGGTGATCGCGCTCGTCCTGTCGGTCCTGGTGAAGGAGACGCCGCTGCGCACCAGCGCCGCCGCGTTCGCCAAGGACAAGGACGTCTGA
- a CDS encoding MMPL family transporter, protein MSALARWCLRHRVLVVLLWVAALVGLGTASQLAGTKTNDSFSLPGTESTKAMNLLLRSMPAQSGASASVVWQADGDVRSPDVANHMKSALAGLARMDGIAGMTSPYTPQGARQISADGHVAYASFTFAQQAQNLDDAAVQKFVDAARAARADGLRVEAGGNAVSAVERGSPGSSEIVGIVAAAVVLFIAFGSLMAMLLPIGTAIAGVGTGLMTVTLLTHVLDIGQIGPILGALIGLGVGIDYALFIVTRHRANLKAGMDVRESVVKAVETSGRAVLFAGGTVVIALLGLFVLGMSFLNGMAVASATTVVCTVLASVTLLPALLGLLGRRVLSRRERRRPAGHGTGRGVWARWAGVVERRPVVLSVLAVALIAVLSLPVLSLRLGSSDAGNDPASSTTRKAYDMLADGFGPGFNGPLQLVAETPAPSDRAALEGLAAKLEGNKDVAAVNVLPAKPGAALGIVQVVPKTSPQSKDTADLITHLRDHEIPAAERGTTLQVYVGGPTAIFDDFAGVITGKLPLFLGVIVALGFVLLLVAFRSVLVPLTAAVMNVIAAAASFGVVVAFFQYGWGSDPLGLGAAGPVEAFLPVIMLSILFGLSMDYQVFLVSRMHEEWVHTRDNRRAIAVGQAETGRVITAAATIMIAVFTAFAFGGQRVIGEFGIGLAAAVALDAFILRTVLVPAVMHLFGRANWWLPGWLDRILPRVSVEGPSEADEPERLRPVGV, encoded by the coding sequence AGCGTCGTGTGGCAGGCGGACGGCGACGTCCGCTCGCCCGATGTCGCGAACCACATGAAGTCCGCGCTCGCCGGCCTCGCCCGGATGGACGGCATCGCGGGCATGACCAGCCCGTACACCCCGCAGGGCGCACGGCAGATCAGTGCGGACGGGCACGTCGCCTACGCGTCCTTCACGTTCGCGCAGCAGGCGCAGAACCTCGACGACGCCGCCGTCCAGAAGTTCGTGGACGCCGCGCGGGCCGCACGTGCCGACGGCCTGCGCGTCGAGGCGGGCGGCAACGCCGTGAGCGCGGTCGAGCGCGGCTCGCCGGGCAGCAGCGAGATCGTCGGCATCGTCGCCGCCGCCGTCGTGCTGTTCATCGCCTTCGGGTCGCTGATGGCGATGCTGCTGCCGATCGGGACGGCCATCGCGGGCGTCGGCACCGGCCTGATGACCGTCACGCTGCTCACGCACGTGCTGGACATCGGGCAGATCGGGCCGATCCTCGGCGCGCTCATCGGGCTCGGCGTCGGCATCGACTACGCGCTGTTCATCGTCACGCGGCACCGCGCGAACCTCAAGGCGGGCATGGACGTGCGGGAGTCCGTCGTCAAGGCCGTCGAGACGTCCGGACGGGCCGTGCTGTTCGCGGGCGGCACCGTCGTGATCGCGCTGCTCGGGCTGTTCGTGCTCGGGATGAGCTTCCTCAACGGGATGGCGGTCGCGTCGGCGACGACGGTCGTCTGCACGGTCCTCGCGTCGGTGACGCTGCTGCCCGCGCTGCTCGGCCTGCTCGGACGGCGGGTGCTGAGCCGCCGCGAACGGCGCCGTCCGGCCGGGCACGGGACCGGACGGGGCGTGTGGGCGCGCTGGGCCGGGGTCGTGGAGCGGCGGCCGGTCGTGCTGTCGGTCCTCGCGGTCGCGCTCATCGCCGTGCTGTCGCTGCCGGTGCTGTCGCTCCGGCTGGGGTCGTCGGACGCGGGCAACGACCCGGCGTCGTCCACCACGCGCAAGGCCTACGACATGCTCGCCGACGGGTTCGGCCCCGGTTTCAACGGACCGCTCCAGCTCGTCGCGGAGACCCCGGCGCCGTCCGACCGGGCGGCGCTGGAGGGGCTGGCGGCGAAGCTGGAGGGGAACAAGGACGTCGCGGCGGTGAACGTGCTGCCCGCCAAGCCGGGCGCGGCGCTCGGGATCGTCCAGGTGGTGCCGAAGACGTCGCCGCAGTCCAAGGACACCGCCGACCTCATCACGCACCTGCGCGACCACGAGATCCCGGCCGCCGAGCGCGGGACGACCCTCCAGGTCTACGTCGGCGGCCCGACCGCGATCTTCGACGACTTCGCCGGCGTGATCACCGGCAAGCTGCCGCTGTTCCTCGGCGTGATCGTCGCGCTCGGGTTCGTGCTGCTGCTCGTCGCGTTCCGCAGCGTGCTCGTGCCGCTCACGGCCGCCGTCATGAACGTCATCGCGGCGGCGGCGTCGTTCGGGGTGGTCGTCGCGTTCTTCCAGTACGGCTGGGGGTCGGACCCGCTCGGGCTCGGCGCGGCCGGGCCGGTCGAGGCGTTCCTGCCGGTGATCATGCTGTCGATCCTGTTCGGCCTGTCGATGGACTACCAGGTGTTCCTGGTCAGCCGGATGCACGAGGAATGGGTCCACACGCGCGACAACCGGCGGGCCATCGCGGTCGGCCAGGCCGAGACCGGACGCGTCATCACCGCCGCCGCCACGATCATGATCGCGGTGTTCACCGCGTTCGCGTTCGGCGGGCAGCGCGTCATCGGCGAGTTCGGGATCGGGCTCGCGGCGGCCGTCGCGCTGGACGCGTTCATCCTGCGGACGGTGCTCGTCCCGGCCGTGATGCACCTGTTCGGCCGCGCGAACTGGTGGCTGCCGGGCTGGCTGGACCGGATCCTGCCGCGCGTCTCGGTGGAGGGGCCGTCCGAGGCGGACGAGCCGGAACGCCTCCGGCCCGTCGGGGTCTGA